In Pyrus communis chromosome 15, drPyrComm1.1, whole genome shotgun sequence, the genomic stretch CAGCCAAATttccgaagaaaaaaaaaaaaaaaaaaaaaaaaaaaagaggagaagaAAGATTGCTAGAAAATGAAAAAGGGTGAAAAGAAATAAGGAGAAAAAGGAAGGCGGGTCAAGGTGGGGAAGGGAAGGCAAGAGAGGAGATGACGGGTTGCGTTTGCAAGTCCTTTTTCATCCAAGGTAGCAGTACCCCACCTCTACCGCCTATTTACTTCCGTCATAGCAATTCTGGCGCGCCGCCGTCGTCTGCTCTAAATTTTACTTCACTTGGTCTCAAGGCATCACAATCTCACGCTCATGGGCTGCCTTGGAAACGATTCAATGCGCATAGTGTTCTGCCGGACAATGGCGGCTGGGACTCAGGAAACAAAaacggcggcggcggcggtggcggccCATTTGAGTCATCCTCATGGTGGTGGCATGAGGATGGTGATAGTTCCTTGTCAGGTCCCTTGTTTTTCTCCTCCTTGTTGTTGTGCGCGGCGGTGTGTTGTTTCTGCCACCTCCGACTGGCCTGTGCACTGGCATCATCATCGGAGGAGTGCGAGGCTGTGTGGGAAGTGAGGGGAGGCAAGTGGACCAAGCTTGTTCCTGATTTTGTCCAGGATGCCTTTGTTATCGCTCATCAAGTTGGTTCTGGTTCACTGAGCGCGGCGAATCTGTGGTTGCAATCGAAACATGTCTGTATGCGATTGATGCTTCCAGAAGGCTATCCCGACTCCGTTACCAGCGATTATTTGGAGTACTCTCTTTGGAGAGGAGTTCAGGGCGTCGCCAGCCAAATTAGCGGTGTCCTTGCCACTCAGGTACTTGCTTGCCTCTCCCCTCCTACCTACCTAAGTCCTCCTGACCAGCAACCATTATATTTTCACAGATTATGCTCTCTAACCTTTGCATTTGTAGGCCTTGCTCTACGCTGTTGGATTGGGAAAAGGAGCTATTCCTACTGCCGCCGCTGTCAATTGGGTCCTCAAGGATGGAATTGGATACCTCAGCAAAATCATGCTCTCTAAATATGGAAGGCATTTTGATGTCAATCCAAAAGGGTGGAGGTTGTTTGCTGATCTTCTCGAAAATGCCGCCTTTGGAATGGAAATGCTCACCCCTGCATTTCCTCATCTATTTCTTTTAATTGGTGCTGCTGCCGGTGCAGGGCGCTCAGCTGCTGCACTCATTCAGGTTATAGAATGTGACAACTTGCTTTCAACGTTTTCTCTGCCTTgtaaacttttttataaaagtagATGTTGTGATGAATGAACCCAGTCTTATTGAAAATGTGAAAGTTGAAACCCATCATTTCACAGGCTGCTACCAGGAGCTGTTTCTATGCTGGTTTTGCTGCTCAAAGGAACTTTGCTGAGGTATTGCATTTGGAAATGTGGATCCACTTTAGCAAGCATGAAAGCCTTTTACTTCCGCGCATTTGGGTACAGTGTGCTTCAACCTTTGCGTACTACTGTTCATCACTAAAAGGAATACTTCAATGCAGGTGATTGCTAAGGGGGAAGCTCAAGGAATGGTGAGCAAGTCTTTCGGTATCATGCTTGGCATAGCATTGGCTAACCATATCGGCTCTTCTACGGCTCTTGGCCTTGCTTCTTTTAGCATGGTTACTTGGATCCACATGTTCTGCAACCTGAAATCCTATCAATCCATTCAAATAAGGACCTTAAATCCTTATCGTGCAAGTAACTCCTTCTCTTGAAACTTTCTTAGTTGGAATGATGTTTGTGTGATATCCTTATTGCTTCTTATTTAAATTAAGTTTTATCTGCATGGAATaagaaaggtttttttttcatcattgACCTTCCAATGAGAAAAAAGAAGGATTCACAATGATTTATCAGACCGCATAAAGTTTTCTTTTGGATATTATGAAAGGAAGTTAACTTAGCCCCCCTTTTTACTATCTTAACTTATTTGATGAAGAGGTAATCATTACGTTGTGCATTGGAGCTACAGAGCATGAAGCAGCACAAATATGGGAGTATTGTTCAAAATCTAAACATATGAAAATCAAAATTCTAACAATATTGTCTCCCAACTCCGTCAATCTTTTAGGCCTTTGCTCAATGTTTCTTTGGTTCTTCCCACTGAACATGGCAATCTCGCAGATGCTTGCTAGCTTATGTTTGACAATCTATGATCAACATTAGTATGTTATCACTCGAAAGATTCTTTAAAGTCGTTTAGAAAAAATTGACGATGTGACTGAATAGCAGGCAGTAGTTAAACTGGTGATATTTTGGCTTTAATTACCTTACAGATCTTTATCTCCAGCGTTAACATCATAAGTCATGagaaaattaagtaataactacTTCTTGGAAATCCATTTTATAATAAGTCCAAACTTGGTTCTTGTTACTTCAACAGGCTTGGTTTTTAGCGAATATCTTCTTAGCGGTCAAGCATCTCCTGTAAAAGATGTCAATGAGGAGGAACCGCTTTTTCCAGCTGTACCATTTCTTAACTCAAAGTCTGCAAACAAAGTGAGTCATTTCTCCTTCTTCATTTGGCTTATTATTCATTTACCTCGGTGATGTGGACAGCCTTAatatttcctttcctttttatttttgaacattCAACCTTAGGCACATTCAGTAGGATTATCTTCAAACGCAAAGGAAGCTGCTGCTGAAATTGAGCGTAGGCTGCAATTGGGATCCAAGCTCAGTGATCTagtcaacaacaaggaggatgtGCTTGCACTGCTCAGTCTATATAACGAAGAAGGCTATATTTTGTCGGAGCACAAGGGAAGATACTGCGTGAGTAATTTATCATTTTGGTAACAATCTCTGTATCATCCCATAATGTCAGTTTTCTTGATCTGAATCCTTCCTATAAGAATCTTTAAGTCAAGTTAATGACCTTATTGGGGATTTACCTCTCTTAAAGAATATACACGCATTTGACATTTCAGTTGTGAGATTGTTTTATCATCTACTATTGACATGATTAGTTACAAATATACACGCATTTGACATTTGAGTTGTAATTATACTGGCATGAATCAGGTAGTGCTTAAAGAAACGTCTTCTCTACAAGACATGCTGAGAGCATTGTTTCAAGTCAATTATCTATATTGGCTAGAGAAAAATGCAGGATATGAAGCAAGAGGCACTTCTGTTGACTGCAAACCAGGGGGATGGCTGCACCTTTCTCTAGAGTATGTGCGAAGGGAATTCAACCATGTCAAAAATGATGCGGAATCAGCTGGTTGGGTTACAGATGGGCTTATTGCGAGGCCTTTGCCGAATAGAATTCGTCCGGTTTATGTGGCCTAATCCGTTGCTTTTATGACATGACCTATGGATGTTAGATGATGTTTTGTAGTAAGCACATGAGGAAACTATTCTTGAGATCGTCTTGTGATCCTTCCATGCTCGTACTGTCTATTCATTGTTTGATGCAAAGCTTTAAATATCGTTTCTCAAAGATGGGGCAAGAGAATCCTTGAGGACACGTGATTTGACAAGCGAAGGCACCACTTTATTCACCCCTCTTCTTTCACCAGTAAGATTAAAGATGATTATGCAGTATGCAAATGACTAATCAATTGGTGGGCTTGGCAATTTGTACAGAGAGGCCCCTTCCTTCCTACTATGTTTTGAGGACTTGCGTGGCCGGGACATCGTAGTGGCGGTAGACTTATTCCACCTGCTCTCCTAGGTTTCAGGTCACTGATGACTCTTGTTGCAGATTTTCATTATATTCAGTAAATACTGTTGGACATTCGATTGCACCGTGTAGCTGTGTAAGCATGAATCAAATGGATGGCCTTATTAGtgaatgagaaattttatttgaacccatataatctcactttacacctaacttaaattttaaatgtgaattgtcTTTTTGATCCTATTGAATAATTACCgtcaagtacaagatgaaattaataataaaactaaaatttatcaataaacccacactCAATAATCAAACTCTATCATCACTCAATCTTTACATACGTTCATTCTGATCGATGGATGATGATTTTAAAGTTCCAAATCCTCCTACTAAGATATAAATCGATTATGTAAGGttttttatcttttgattttaattgttttagagtttaaaagTATAATGCTTGCAAAGAAGGTCTTTATTAGCCCATGAGTAAATTTCTCTATAGGACTCATAACTCTTCCAAAAGGCATTGGGAATTCAATACTGCCACCAACTGaaacataaaaataatgaaGCTGAAACACTAATAAATAGTTTGGCATATACATAACAAAAACAGAGAAAGTAAAAACAACTGAAGTGAAGAAATGTTTTTGAAGTTCTTGAAAGCAGTAGTGTCATCCATCAACCAATGAGAAAGGATTCGTCTCCAGAAAAGTGAAGTCCAAATTGTTCTTacttttaacaacttgaaataCAGCAAATACGGCTTTGATAAAGTCCTCAAGTTCTGCTTTGATATATATTCAAGAATAATAATTGTCAATGATTTCCAATTTAAACCAATGAACATGAACTCAACAAATAGCATATCATAGACGCATTAagaaaatatggtttttttgtGGCACTAAAACAAAAGAAGATTGGGACATTGGTGATAATGAATATCATCCATCCTATACAGATGAGAACAATGTATATCATTGTAACTATATTTTCGACTCTAGCGACAAAAAAGAGGAGCATCACCATCCTGCATAGGCACTCTCTCTTCACGAGAAATATTGGAGTAGCAAGTTCGCACATTTAAGAATCAAATATGAAAATAGCTTCAGAAACAGAGTTGTCTCCAACTGATTTtgggtttattttttatatgggtgtaaagataaattcacatattgaattgagtttgtgagggtagtttagataataaatttgggtttaaagagatattgatagtttaattgaaaataatatGAGTGTAAAGAATAAGTTGGATGTGGAAAAAGgttatatgagttcaaataaaatttcccttaatAAATCACTTTCAGTTCGGATTTTTCTctataatttttcttctttcttctttttttcgtttctgattttctttttctgtttttatttaatgCTTATGCGGCAAATTCTTATTGGCTCACCAAACAAGCTGAAACAGGTCGAAGGATTACCTGCTTAATCTTTTTTCCCCAAAATTGGTGCGGTAACTATCAAGAAACATTgaattgacaattttttttacaaaagaaacattgaaaatttgatttttcggAAACTCATCTTCCAACGAAaggaaaacaagaaattaatgtAAATAGAGAACAAAAAAGTTGTACATCATTAAGTGACATGTAACAACCCGTTCTAAAAATAGGTCCAAATTACGATTATGCCCTTGTGTTGGGCTTTGTCATTC encodes the following:
- the LOC137717713 gene encoding protein root UVB sensitive 1, chloroplastic, which codes for MTGCVCKSFFIQGSSTPPLPPIYFRHSNSGAPPSSALNFTSLGLKASQSHAHGLPWKRFNAHSVLPDNGGWDSGNKNGGGGGGGPFESSSWWWHEDGDSSLSGPLFFSSLLLCAAVCCFCHLRLACALASSSEECEAVWEVRGGKWTKLVPDFVQDAFVIAHQVGSGSLSAANLWLQSKHVCMRLMLPEGYPDSVTSDYLEYSLWRGVQGVASQISGVLATQALLYAVGLGKGAIPTAAAVNWVLKDGIGYLSKIMLSKYGRHFDVNPKGWRLFADLLENAAFGMEMLTPAFPHLFLLIGAAAGAGRSAAALIQAATRSCFYAGFAAQRNFAEVIAKGEAQGMVSKSFGIMLGIALANHIGSSTALGLASFSMVTWIHMFCNLKSYQSIQIRTLNPYRASLVFSEYLLSGQASPVKDVNEEEPLFPAVPFLNSKSANKAHSVGLSSNAKEAAAEIERRLQLGSKLSDLVNNKEDVLALLSLYNEEGYILSEHKGRYCVVLKETSSLQDMLRALFQVNYLYWLEKNAGYEARGTSVDCKPGGWLHLSLEYVRREFNHVKNDAESAGWVTDGLIARPLPNRIRPVYVA